A window of Thunnus thynnus chromosome 17, fThuThy2.1, whole genome shotgun sequence contains these coding sequences:
- the LOC137167873 gene encoding zinc-binding protein A33 encodes MSLPEEDLTCPVCCDIFTDPVLLSCSHSFCRSCLKRCWDTGLRECPVCRKRTAKSSPPSNLALKNVCETLLQTRRQSSVEEKNNCNLHGEKLKLFCLVDKQPICVVCQSSKLHKTHDCSPLEEAVLDCKDELALSLKSLQDKLNCLKRIHRSSTDMFNHIKSQTLETQRLIKSQFEQLHQVLYHEESARLAAVKKEEEEKIAGMKDKFKELSAEVLSLTETIAVIQEELKEDDMVLLKNFKATQDRSQSTSLNSDIMSGLLIDVTKHLSNLKHRIWEKMLDHIDYSPVTLDPNTAHPCLILSDDLTSLHYSKEPSCCPDNPERFHMSAEVVGMTTLGSGSHHWVVETGSNQDWLLGVASSSVPRNCEISARPENGFWTLCFRDGEFRAMTSPPTPLTVSRTPQQVKVQLDYNKGTVSFVDSADDTLIYAFTDTFRETLLPYFYTQSSHPLRILPDKVLVTMLRQ; translated from the exons ATGTCACTCCCAGAGGAGGATCTTACATGCCCAGTATGCTGTGACATCTTTACAGACCCTGTTCTGCTGTCATGTAGCCATAGCTTTTGTAGGAGCTGTCTGAAGCGCTGCTGGGACACAGGCTTGCGTGAGTGTCCAGTATGCAGGAAAAGAACCGCCAAGTCCAGTCCTCCCTCCAATTTGGCactgaaaaatgtctgtgaaaCTCTTCTgcagaccaggaggcagagttCAGTGGAAGAGAAGAACAACTGTAATCTCCACGGGGAGAAGTTGAAACTTTTCTGTCTCGTAGACAAACAGCCCATCTGTGTGGTATGTCAGTCCTCCAAACTGCACAAAACCCACGACTGCTCACCTTTAGAAGAGGCAGTGCTGGACTGCAAG GATGAACTTGCTTTATCCCTCAAGAGCTTGCAAGATAAACTGAACTGCCTCAAAAGAATTCACAGGAGCTCTACAGATATGTTCAATCACATTAAG AGTCAGACGCTGGAAACACAGAGACTGATTAAGAGCCAGTTTGAGCAGCTCCATCAAGTCCTCTACCATGAAGAATCAGCCAGATTGGCAGCtgtgaagaaagaagaagaagagaagatcGCAGGAATGAAGGATAAGTTTAAAGAACTTTCAGCAGAGGTGCTGTCCCTCACAGAGACCATTGCAGTCATACAGGAGGAGCTGAAAGAAGATGACATGGTCTTGTTGAAG aATTTTAAAGCTACTCAGGACAG AAGCCAAAGCACATCGCTGAATTCAGACATCATGTCCGGGTTACTGATTGATGTGACTAAGCATCTCAGCAACCTCAAGCATAGAATCTGGGAGAAAATGCTGGATCACATTGATTATA GTCCTGTGACTTTGGACCCAAACACAGCACACCCCTGCCTCATCCTGTCAGACGATCTGACTTCCCTCCACTACTCAAAGGAGCCGAGTTGTTGCCCGGACAACCCAGAGCGCTTCCACATGAGTGCTGAAGTGGTAGGCATGACAACACTAGGCTCAGGAAGTCACCACTGGGTCGTGGAAACAGGAAGCAATCAGGACTGGCTCCTGGGCGTGGCCTCTTCCTCTGTACCTAGGAATTGTGAGATCTCTGCTCGGCCTGAGAACGGCTTCTGGACTTTGTGTTTCCGGGACGGAGAGTTCAGGGCAATGACCTCTCCACCCACCCCACTGACTGTTTCAAGAACCCCCCAACAAGTCAAAGTGCAACTGGATTACAACAAAGGGACTGTGTCTTTTGTTGACTCTGCTGATGACACACTCATTTATGCATTCACAGACACGTTCAGAGAAACATTACTACCTTACTTTTATACACAGAGCAGTCATCCATTGAGAATACTGCCAGATAAGGTACTTGTCACAATGTTGCGTCAATAA